A window of Verrucomicrobiia bacterium contains these coding sequences:
- a CDS encoding OmpA family protein, whose protein sequence is MPKETWYIASGLTILLLLVLLGFSSWDKKQRLDHAQAALMDLQAAAAKAGAEADDLRNKLADSQAQVQELQKEKDAAVQTHKSLEDEMRAALESKDVTISQLQGKLTVNILDRVLFDSGEAELKPDGEGVLRKVALILQQHPNLKVHVIGHTDNVPIRAAARSRFPSNWELSTARATAAVRFLTEKAGVDPRRLGAVGYGEFRPVADNSTAEGRARNRRIAITILSEEMAGADTAPLAVGNPVVPGAGTNGVAGPTNSVPDAGTVPAQ, encoded by the coding sequence ATGCCGAAAGAAACGTGGTACATCGCAAGCGGCTTAACTATTCTGCTGTTGCTGGTCCTGCTGGGATTTTCATCCTGGGACAAAAAGCAACGGCTCGATCATGCCCAGGCGGCGCTGATGGACCTGCAGGCGGCAGCCGCCAAAGCCGGGGCCGAGGCGGATGATTTACGGAACAAGCTGGCCGACAGCCAGGCCCAGGTTCAGGAATTACAAAAAGAAAAAGATGCCGCCGTCCAGACTCACAAGAGCCTCGAAGACGAAATGCGCGCCGCGTTGGAATCCAAGGACGTGACTATCTCGCAGCTTCAAGGCAAGCTGACCGTCAACATTCTGGACCGGGTCCTGTTTGATTCCGGGGAAGCAGAACTCAAGCCCGATGGGGAGGGTGTTCTACGCAAGGTGGCTCTTATTCTGCAACAACACCCGAATCTCAAAGTCCACGTTATCGGCCACACCGACAACGTGCCCATCCGCGCCGCTGCCCGAAGCCGTTTTCCCAGCAATTGGGAACTCTCAACCGCGCGCGCGACGGCTGCAGTGCGCTTTCTGACCGAGAAAGCCGGCGTGGACCCCCGACGCCTGGGCGCCGTCGGCTATGGCGAATTCCGACCGGTGGCCGACAACTCGACGGCGGAAGGCCGCGCCCGCAATCGCCGGATTGCCATTACGATTCTTTCCGAAGAGATGGCAGGGGCCGATACGGCGCCACTGGCTGTGGGCAACCCGGTTGTACCTGGGGCGGGCACAAACGGCGTGGCCGGACCGACAAATTCCGTTCCTGACGCCGGGACGGTGCCTGCGCAATAG
- the mpl gene encoding UDP-N-acetylmuramate:L-alanyl-gamma-D-glutamyl-meso-diaminopimelate ligase, protein MFSQVRSVHFVGICGTAMASTAAAMQKLGIAVTGSDQNVYPPMSTFLAERKIEVIAGYAEQNLGRKPDLVVIGNAISRGNPEAEYVLDHKLAYCSLPELLKHFFIRGKRSIVVAGTHGKTTTTSLLTWVFEHNKLNPSYLIGGIPNNLGEGARFNDSEWFIIEGDEYDTAFFDKRSKFVHYLPEVGLLNNLEFDHADIFPNLDSIKTSFRHFIRLIPRNGLLLANGDDPNLAPLLDVTFCPVKRFGLGEGYAVQAFNIRYGPTATEFEIPSFKFHINLVGELNVRNALAVVACAKHCGLKNQQIQGAFDTFKGIKRRMEVRGIARGVTVVDDFGHHPTAIRETLCALRIKYPHQKIWAVFEPRSNTTRRNVFQAELAASFANADAVVVSQIARLELLPPEQRLNPQQLMQDIKAAGKAAAYLPDVDAILGHLAEQVQGGDVVVVFSNGGFGGIHSRLLERLTAKGQSL, encoded by the coding sequence ATGTTCTCGCAAGTTCGCTCGGTCCATTTCGTCGGTATTTGCGGCACGGCGATGGCTTCGACCGCTGCGGCCATGCAGAAGCTGGGCATCGCCGTGACCGGTTCAGATCAGAATGTCTATCCGCCGATGTCCACCTTTCTGGCAGAACGCAAGATCGAGGTCATTGCGGGCTACGCGGAGCAAAACCTGGGGCGCAAACCGGACCTGGTCGTCATCGGCAACGCGATTTCACGCGGCAATCCTGAGGCGGAGTACGTGTTGGACCACAAACTGGCCTATTGCTCGCTGCCTGAGTTACTGAAGCATTTTTTCATTCGAGGCAAACGCTCGATCGTGGTCGCGGGCACCCATGGCAAAACGACCACCACCTCCCTGCTGACCTGGGTCTTCGAACATAATAAGCTGAACCCGAGCTATCTGATTGGGGGCATCCCCAATAATTTAGGCGAAGGCGCCCGATTCAACGACAGCGAGTGGTTCATTATTGAAGGAGACGAATATGATACGGCCTTTTTCGATAAGCGCAGCAAGTTCGTCCATTACCTGCCCGAGGTGGGGCTGCTCAATAATCTCGAGTTCGATCATGCGGATATTTTTCCAAACCTCGATTCCATTAAGACCTCGTTCCGCCATTTCATCCGGTTAATCCCGCGCAATGGCTTGCTGCTGGCCAATGGAGACGACCCGAACCTGGCGCCGTTGCTCGACGTGACCTTTTGCCCGGTCAAACGCTTCGGCCTGGGGGAGGGCTATGCGGTTCAGGCCTTTAACATCCGCTACGGACCGACGGCAACCGAGTTTGAGATTCCCAGTTTCAAGTTCCACATTAACCTAGTGGGAGAACTCAATGTGCGCAATGCCCTGGCGGTGGTCGCCTGCGCCAAACATTGCGGCCTCAAGAACCAGCAAATCCAAGGCGCATTCGACACCTTTAAAGGCATCAAACGCCGGATGGAGGTGCGCGGGATTGCCCGCGGGGTGACTGTGGTGGACGATTTCGGCCATCACCCGACAGCTATCCGCGAGACCCTGTGCGCCTTGCGCATCAAATACCCGCATCAGAAAATCTGGGCTGTGTTCGAGCCGCGCAGCAACACGACCCGGCGCAACGTATTCCAGGCGGAGTTGGCCGCATCCTTTGCCAACGCCGATGCGGTGGTGGTCTCACAAATAGCCCGCCTGGAACTGCTGCCGCCTGAGCAACGGCTCAACCCGCAACAGTTGATGCAAGACATCAAGGCCGCCGGAAAAGCGGCTGCCTATTTGCCTGATGTCGATGCCATTCTGGGCCATTTGGCAGAGCAGGTGCAGGGGGGCGATGTCGTGGTGGTCTTCAGCAATGGCGGGTTTGGCGGAATCCACAGCCGATTGCTGGAGCGGTTGACAGCCAAAGGCCAGTCTTTATAG